A single region of the Lotus japonicus ecotype B-129 chromosome 4, LjGifu_v1.2 genome encodes:
- the LOC130712669 gene encoding uncharacterized protein LOC130712669, whose product MDNVSFHHAEFAQKWKFVFHRRISRERELSEEAMGLQEIMDHLNQAGSTKYKKVFVRGRCVNFSPHAINENLDRSFEVVIEGEPDLHQVACTLTGRLVKKWPKKVLLPSGQLTAKYAVLHKIGAANWMATNHTLEVTPQLAKLIFLVGTGAKLDFGTHVFEQTIKHAESFVVKLLILFPCLLTEMILQQHPNILRADEPQGKKPLPLNFDYHLFARTHGLDIMLSVAKGNASASGSKKVSASIKEDILAELIKISKTLHDTIQASKVRKHNVDKLIRMMSDVPTVEVNEVDEN is encoded by the exons ATGGACAATGTGTCCTTCCATCATGCAGAGTTTGCTCAGAAATGGAAATTTGTGTTTCATAGAAGAATTTCTAGGGAGAGGGAACTGAGTGAAGAAGCTATGGGTCTTCAAGAGATCATGGATCATCTGAATCAAGCAG GTAGTACAAAGTACAAGAAGGTGTTTGTGAGAGGAAGATGTGTGAACTTCTCTCCACATGCTATCAATGAGAATTTGGACAGAAGCTTTGAGGTTGTGATTGAGGGGGAGCCAGATCTCCATCAAGTTGCTTGTACCCTCACTGGAAGGCTGGTGAAGAAATGGCCCAAGAAGGTATTACTACCCTCTGGACAACTCACTGCCAAGTATGCTGTGCTGCACAAAATTGGTGCTGCCAATTGGATGGCCACTAATCATACTTTAGAAGTTACTCCACAGTTGGCAAAACTGATTTTCTTGGTGGGAACAGGAGCCAAGTTGGACTTTGGCACTCATGTGTTTGAGCAGACTATCAAGCATGCTGAGTCTTTTGTTGTGAAGCTGCTTATCCTGTTTCCCTGTCTTTTGACTGAGATGATTCTGCAACAACATCCAAATATTCTAAGGGCTGATGAGCCTCAAGGTAAGAAGCCTTTACCTCTTAACTTTGACTACCACTTGTTTGCTAGGACACATGGTCTAGACATTATGCTGTCTGTTGCAAAGGGAAATGCAAGTGCTAGTGGTTCCAAGAAAGTTTCCGCATCCATTAAGGAGGACATTCTAGCTGAATTAATTAAGATCTCGAAGACCCTACATGACACCATTCAAGCAAGCAAAGTGAGGAAGCACAATGTGGATAAGCTCATCAGGATGATGAGTGATGTTCCTACTGTAGAAGTCAATGAAGTGGATGAAAATTAG
- the LOC130715650 gene encoding protein PLASTID REDOX INSENSITIVE 2, chloroplastic-like: MTSTSCAAAPFLISSSSSTQFSLFPSSRSLCSSTPNNKCKQRFSLFPSVNGRRKLATLPFSSTKRFVIRAAEYKFPDPIPEFADAETEKFKSHLLNKLSKRDIYGDSVGEVVGVCTEIFGSFLHSEYGGPGTLLVNPFADMADAVSERGLPGGPQAARVAVKWAQNHVDKDWNEWTGGGDSN; encoded by the exons ATGACTTCAACTTCGTGTGCTGCAGCACCCTTCCtcatttcttcttcctcttccactcaATTTTCATTGTTTCCTTCGTCTCGTTCCTTGTGCTCCTCAACCCCTAACAACAAATGCAAACAACGTTTCTCGTTGTTTCCTTCTGTAAACGGAAGAAGAAAGCTCGCAACTTTACCATTTTCATCCACAAAACGGTTCGTTATTAGAGCCGCTGAGTACAAATTCCCCGACCCAATTCCTGAATTTGCAGATGCC GAGACGGAGAAGTTCAAAAGTCACCTTCTCAATAAGCTTTCGAAGAGAGATATCTATGGAGATTCGGTTGGCGAAGTTGTAGGAGTTTGCACTGAG ATTTTTGGCAGTTTCTTACATTCTGAGTATGGAGGTCCTGGTACACTCTTGGTTAATCCTTTCGCCGACATGGCTGATGCCGTAAGTGAACGGGGCTTGCCTGGAGGGCCACAAGCTGCACGTGTTGCTGTCAAGTGGGCACAAAATCATGTTGACAAGGACTGGAACGAATGGACAGGTGGTGGTGATAGCAATTAA
- the LOC130710386 gene encoding probable inactive purple acid phosphatase 1 isoform X5 → MIGLEYFLLQTSENRLVNPPLLCSAPIKFQYANFSSPSYKNTGKGSLKLQLINQRSDFSFALFTGGLTNPKLIAVSNKILFINPNAPVYPRLAQGKTWDEITVTWTSGYGISEAEPLVEWGPKGGKLVQSPAGTLTFDRNTMCGAPARTVGWRDPGYIHTSFLKDLWPNREYLYKLGHRLFNGTIIWSKEYQFKASPYPGQNSVQRVVIFGDMGKAEADGSNEYNNFQPGSLITTKQIIKDLDDIDIVFHIGDICYANGYLSQWDQFTAQIEPIASTVPYMTASGNHERDWPGSGSFYGTLDSGGECGVLAQTMFYVPAENREKFWYTVDYGMFRFCIANTELDWRKGTEQYEFIEECLASVDRQKQPWLIFLAHRVLGYSSAGFYVAEGSFEEPMGREDLQILWQKYKVDIAMYGHVHNYERTCPIYQNICTSKEKNNYKGSLNGTIHAVVGGGGASLAEFSPINTTWSIFKDHDFGFVKLTAFDHSNLLFEYKRSNDGQVYDSFKISKDYRDILACTVDSCQPTTLAS, encoded by the exons ATGATTGGATTGGAGTATTTTCTCCTGCAAACTTCAG AAAACAGACTTGTGAATCCTCCATTGTTGTGCTCTGCGCCTATCAAG TTTCAGTATGCCAATTTCTCCAGTCCCAGTTACAAGAACACTGGAAAAGGTTCCTTGAAGCTTCAGTTGATTAATCAGAGATCTGACTTCTCATTTGCTCTTTTCACTGGTGGCCTAACAAAT CCAAAGCTCATAGCAGtgtcaaataaaatattattcatcaatCCAAATGCTCCAGTATATCCACGATTAGCACAAGGGAAAACATGGGATGAG ATTACTGTAACTTGGACAAGTGGATATGGGATCAGTGAAGCTGAGCCTTTAGTTGAATGGGGCCCAAAAGGAGGGAAGCTTGTGCAATCTCCTGCTGGTACACTGACTTTTGATCGCAACACAATGTGTG GTGCACCAGCAAGAACTGTTGGATGGCGTGACCCAGGATACATACACACCAGTTTTCTTAAGGATTTATGGCCTAACCGAGA GTACCTATACAAGCTGGGGCACAGATTATTTAACGGTACAATAATTTGGAGTAAAGAATATCAGTTTAAAGCATCTCCTTATCCTGGTCAAAATTCCGTACAACGTGTAGTCATATTTGGCGATATGGGAAAG GCAGAAGCTGATGGCTCCAATGAATATAACAATTTCCAGCCTGGCTCACTCATCACTACTAAGCAGATTATCAAAGACTTAGACGACATAGATATTGTCTTTCACATTGGTGATATATGCTATGCTAATGGATATCTTTCACAATGGGATCAGTTTACTGCACAGATTGAGCCAATTGCATCAACTGTGCCTTACATGACAGCAAG TGGCAATCATGAACGTGACTGGCCAGGAAGTGGATCATTTTATGGGACCTTGGATTCCGGTGGTGAATGTGGTGTACTGGCTCAGACCATGTTCTATGTTCCTGCTGAGAACCGAGAAAAATTTTG GTACACCGTTGACTATGGCATGTTCAGATTCTGCATAGCTAACACAGAACTTGATTGGAGAAAAGGAACAGAGCAGTATGAGTTCATAGAAGAGTGCCTAGCATCGGTTGATAGACAAAAACAGCCATGGTTGATATTCCTTGCCCATAGGGTGCTTGGTTATTCTTCTGCAGGGTTCTATGTGGCAGAAGGCTCGTTCGAAGAACCAATGGGAAGGGAAGACCTTCAAATTCTCTGGCAAAAGTATAAGGTCGACATAGCCATGTATGGACATGTTCATAACTATGAAAGAACATGCCCAATATATCAG aatATCTGCACCAGTAAAGAGAAGAACAACTATAAGGGCTCCTTGAATGGGACAATACATGCTGtggttggaggaggaggagcatctCTTGCTGAATTTTCCCCCATAAACACCACTTGGAGTATCTTCAAAGACCATGACTTTGGATTTGTCAAACTTACAGCATTTGATCATTCAAACCTTTTGTTTGAGTACAAGAGGAGCAATGATGGACAAGTTTATGACTCTTTCAAGATATCCAAGGATTACAGGGACATCTTGGCTTGTACTGTAGATAGTTGTCAACCTACAACACTAGCATCTTGA
- the LOC130710386 gene encoding probable inactive purple acid phosphatase 1 isoform X1, which yields MKYGLVSQAQKCFFKLNLAFLWPKMMGCAMEKSKMLFFSLLILATFQRAVSDEHQPLSKVAIHNTIFDLDESAYIKATPDLLGLKGQNTEWVTLQYSNPKPTIDDWIGVFSPANFSASTCPAENRLVNPPLLCSAPIKFQYANFSSPSYKNTGKGSLKLQLINQRSDFSFALFTGGLTNPKLIAVSNKILFINPNAPVYPRLAQGKTWDEITVTWTSGYGISEAEPLVEWGPKGGKLVQSPAGTLTFDRNTMCGAPARTVGWRDPGYIHTSFLKDLWPNREYLYKLGHRLFNGTIIWSKEYQFKASPYPGQNSVQRVVIFGDMGKAEADGSNEYNNFQPGSLITTKQIIKDLDDIDIVFHIGDICYANGYLSQWDQFTAQIEPIASTVPYMTASGNHERDWPGSGSFYGTLDSGGECGVLAQTMFYVPAENREKFWYTVDYGMFRFCIANTELDWRKGTEQYEFIEECLASVDRQKQPWLIFLAHRVLGYSSAGFYVAEGSFEEPMGREDLQILWQKYKVDIAMYGHVHNYERTCPIYQNICTSKEKNNYKGSLNGTIHAVVGGGGASLAEFSPINTTWSIFKDHDFGFVKLTAFDHSNLLFEYKRSNDGQVYDSFKISKDYRDILACTVDSCQPTTLAS from the exons ATGAAGTATGGATTGGTTTCTCAGGCTCAAAAGTGCTTTTTCAAATTGAATCTGGCATTTTTGTGGCCAAAG ATGATGGGTTGTGCGATGGAGAAGTCAAAAATGCTCTTTTTCTCTTTGCTTATTCTTGCAACCTTTCAGCGAGCAGTCTCAGATGAGCACCAGCCCCTTTCAAAAGTTGCCATTCATAACACAATATTTGATCTTGATGAAAGCGCTTATATCAAAGCCACTCCTGATTTACTTGGCTTGAAG GGACAAAATACTGAATGGGTTACATTGCAATATAGTAATCCAAAGCCAACAATAGATGATTGGATTGGAGTATTTTCTCCTGCAAACTTCAG TGCTTCTACCTGCCCTGCAGAAAACAGACTTGTGAATCCTCCATTGTTGTGCTCTGCGCCTATCAAG TTTCAGTATGCCAATTTCTCCAGTCCCAGTTACAAGAACACTGGAAAAGGTTCCTTGAAGCTTCAGTTGATTAATCAGAGATCTGACTTCTCATTTGCTCTTTTCACTGGTGGCCTAACAAAT CCAAAGCTCATAGCAGtgtcaaataaaatattattcatcaatCCAAATGCTCCAGTATATCCACGATTAGCACAAGGGAAAACATGGGATGAG ATTACTGTAACTTGGACAAGTGGATATGGGATCAGTGAAGCTGAGCCTTTAGTTGAATGGGGCCCAAAAGGAGGGAAGCTTGTGCAATCTCCTGCTGGTACACTGACTTTTGATCGCAACACAATGTGTG GTGCACCAGCAAGAACTGTTGGATGGCGTGACCCAGGATACATACACACCAGTTTTCTTAAGGATTTATGGCCTAACCGAGA GTACCTATACAAGCTGGGGCACAGATTATTTAACGGTACAATAATTTGGAGTAAAGAATATCAGTTTAAAGCATCTCCTTATCCTGGTCAAAATTCCGTACAACGTGTAGTCATATTTGGCGATATGGGAAAG GCAGAAGCTGATGGCTCCAATGAATATAACAATTTCCAGCCTGGCTCACTCATCACTACTAAGCAGATTATCAAAGACTTAGACGACATAGATATTGTCTTTCACATTGGTGATATATGCTATGCTAATGGATATCTTTCACAATGGGATCAGTTTACTGCACAGATTGAGCCAATTGCATCAACTGTGCCTTACATGACAGCAAG TGGCAATCATGAACGTGACTGGCCAGGAAGTGGATCATTTTATGGGACCTTGGATTCCGGTGGTGAATGTGGTGTACTGGCTCAGACCATGTTCTATGTTCCTGCTGAGAACCGAGAAAAATTTTG GTACACCGTTGACTATGGCATGTTCAGATTCTGCATAGCTAACACAGAACTTGATTGGAGAAAAGGAACAGAGCAGTATGAGTTCATAGAAGAGTGCCTAGCATCGGTTGATAGACAAAAACAGCCATGGTTGATATTCCTTGCCCATAGGGTGCTTGGTTATTCTTCTGCAGGGTTCTATGTGGCAGAAGGCTCGTTCGAAGAACCAATGGGAAGGGAAGACCTTCAAATTCTCTGGCAAAAGTATAAGGTCGACATAGCCATGTATGGACATGTTCATAACTATGAAAGAACATGCCCAATATATCAG aatATCTGCACCAGTAAAGAGAAGAACAACTATAAGGGCTCCTTGAATGGGACAATACATGCTGtggttggaggaggaggagcatctCTTGCTGAATTTTCCCCCATAAACACCACTTGGAGTATCTTCAAAGACCATGACTTTGGATTTGTCAAACTTACAGCATTTGATCATTCAAACCTTTTGTTTGAGTACAAGAGGAGCAATGATGGACAAGTTTATGACTCTTTCAAGATATCCAAGGATTACAGGGACATCTTGGCTTGTACTGTAGATAGTTGTCAACCTACAACACTAGCATCTTGA
- the LOC130710386 gene encoding probable inactive purple acid phosphatase 1 isoform X3, translating into MVYCSCCCCFHSTKGQNTEWVTLQYSNPKPTIDDWIGVFSPANFSASTCPAENRLVNPPLLCSAPIKFQYANFSSPSYKNTGKGSLKLQLINQRSDFSFALFTGGLTNPKLIAVSNKILFINPNAPVYPRLAQGKTWDEITVTWTSGYGISEAEPLVEWGPKGGKLVQSPAGTLTFDRNTMCGAPARTVGWRDPGYIHTSFLKDLWPNREYLYKLGHRLFNGTIIWSKEYQFKASPYPGQNSVQRVVIFGDMGKAEADGSNEYNNFQPGSLITTKQIIKDLDDIDIVFHIGDICYANGYLSQWDQFTAQIEPIASTVPYMTASGNHERDWPGSGSFYGTLDSGGECGVLAQTMFYVPAENREKFWYTVDYGMFRFCIANTELDWRKGTEQYEFIEECLASVDRQKQPWLIFLAHRVLGYSSAGFYVAEGSFEEPMGREDLQILWQKYKVDIAMYGHVHNYERTCPIYQNICTSKEKNNYKGSLNGTIHAVVGGGGASLAEFSPINTTWSIFKDHDFGFVKLTAFDHSNLLFEYKRSNDGQVYDSFKISKDYRDILACTVDSCQPTTLAS; encoded by the exons ATGGTGTACTGTTCGTGTTGTTGCTGTTTCCATTCCACCAAG GGACAAAATACTGAATGGGTTACATTGCAATATAGTAATCCAAAGCCAACAATAGATGATTGGATTGGAGTATTTTCTCCTGCAAACTTCAG TGCTTCTACCTGCCCTGCAGAAAACAGACTTGTGAATCCTCCATTGTTGTGCTCTGCGCCTATCAAG TTTCAGTATGCCAATTTCTCCAGTCCCAGTTACAAGAACACTGGAAAAGGTTCCTTGAAGCTTCAGTTGATTAATCAGAGATCTGACTTCTCATTTGCTCTTTTCACTGGTGGCCTAACAAAT CCAAAGCTCATAGCAGtgtcaaataaaatattattcatcaatCCAAATGCTCCAGTATATCCACGATTAGCACAAGGGAAAACATGGGATGAG ATTACTGTAACTTGGACAAGTGGATATGGGATCAGTGAAGCTGAGCCTTTAGTTGAATGGGGCCCAAAAGGAGGGAAGCTTGTGCAATCTCCTGCTGGTACACTGACTTTTGATCGCAACACAATGTGTG GTGCACCAGCAAGAACTGTTGGATGGCGTGACCCAGGATACATACACACCAGTTTTCTTAAGGATTTATGGCCTAACCGAGA GTACCTATACAAGCTGGGGCACAGATTATTTAACGGTACAATAATTTGGAGTAAAGAATATCAGTTTAAAGCATCTCCTTATCCTGGTCAAAATTCCGTACAACGTGTAGTCATATTTGGCGATATGGGAAAG GCAGAAGCTGATGGCTCCAATGAATATAACAATTTCCAGCCTGGCTCACTCATCACTACTAAGCAGATTATCAAAGACTTAGACGACATAGATATTGTCTTTCACATTGGTGATATATGCTATGCTAATGGATATCTTTCACAATGGGATCAGTTTACTGCACAGATTGAGCCAATTGCATCAACTGTGCCTTACATGACAGCAAG TGGCAATCATGAACGTGACTGGCCAGGAAGTGGATCATTTTATGGGACCTTGGATTCCGGTGGTGAATGTGGTGTACTGGCTCAGACCATGTTCTATGTTCCTGCTGAGAACCGAGAAAAATTTTG GTACACCGTTGACTATGGCATGTTCAGATTCTGCATAGCTAACACAGAACTTGATTGGAGAAAAGGAACAGAGCAGTATGAGTTCATAGAAGAGTGCCTAGCATCGGTTGATAGACAAAAACAGCCATGGTTGATATTCCTTGCCCATAGGGTGCTTGGTTATTCTTCTGCAGGGTTCTATGTGGCAGAAGGCTCGTTCGAAGAACCAATGGGAAGGGAAGACCTTCAAATTCTCTGGCAAAAGTATAAGGTCGACATAGCCATGTATGGACATGTTCATAACTATGAAAGAACATGCCCAATATATCAG aatATCTGCACCAGTAAAGAGAAGAACAACTATAAGGGCTCCTTGAATGGGACAATACATGCTGtggttggaggaggaggagcatctCTTGCTGAATTTTCCCCCATAAACACCACTTGGAGTATCTTCAAAGACCATGACTTTGGATTTGTCAAACTTACAGCATTTGATCATTCAAACCTTTTGTTTGAGTACAAGAGGAGCAATGATGGACAAGTTTATGACTCTTTCAAGATATCCAAGGATTACAGGGACATCTTGGCTTGTACTGTAGATAGTTGTCAACCTACAACACTAGCATCTTGA
- the LOC130710386 gene encoding probable inactive purple acid phosphatase 1 isoform X4 — translation MGQNTEWVTLQYSNPKPTIDDWIGVFSPANFSASTCPAENRLVNPPLLCSAPIKFQYANFSSPSYKNTGKGSLKLQLINQRSDFSFALFTGGLTNPKLIAVSNKILFINPNAPVYPRLAQGKTWDEITVTWTSGYGISEAEPLVEWGPKGGKLVQSPAGTLTFDRNTMCGAPARTVGWRDPGYIHTSFLKDLWPNREYLYKLGHRLFNGTIIWSKEYQFKASPYPGQNSVQRVVIFGDMGKAEADGSNEYNNFQPGSLITTKQIIKDLDDIDIVFHIGDICYANGYLSQWDQFTAQIEPIASTVPYMTASGNHERDWPGSGSFYGTLDSGGECGVLAQTMFYVPAENREKFWYTVDYGMFRFCIANTELDWRKGTEQYEFIEECLASVDRQKQPWLIFLAHRVLGYSSAGFYVAEGSFEEPMGREDLQILWQKYKVDIAMYGHVHNYERTCPIYQNICTSKEKNNYKGSLNGTIHAVVGGGGASLAEFSPINTTWSIFKDHDFGFVKLTAFDHSNLLFEYKRSNDGQVYDSFKISKDYRDILACTVDSCQPTTLAS, via the exons ATG GGACAAAATACTGAATGGGTTACATTGCAATATAGTAATCCAAAGCCAACAATAGATGATTGGATTGGAGTATTTTCTCCTGCAAACTTCAG TGCTTCTACCTGCCCTGCAGAAAACAGACTTGTGAATCCTCCATTGTTGTGCTCTGCGCCTATCAAG TTTCAGTATGCCAATTTCTCCAGTCCCAGTTACAAGAACACTGGAAAAGGTTCCTTGAAGCTTCAGTTGATTAATCAGAGATCTGACTTCTCATTTGCTCTTTTCACTGGTGGCCTAACAAAT CCAAAGCTCATAGCAGtgtcaaataaaatattattcatcaatCCAAATGCTCCAGTATATCCACGATTAGCACAAGGGAAAACATGGGATGAG ATTACTGTAACTTGGACAAGTGGATATGGGATCAGTGAAGCTGAGCCTTTAGTTGAATGGGGCCCAAAAGGAGGGAAGCTTGTGCAATCTCCTGCTGGTACACTGACTTTTGATCGCAACACAATGTGTG GTGCACCAGCAAGAACTGTTGGATGGCGTGACCCAGGATACATACACACCAGTTTTCTTAAGGATTTATGGCCTAACCGAGA GTACCTATACAAGCTGGGGCACAGATTATTTAACGGTACAATAATTTGGAGTAAAGAATATCAGTTTAAAGCATCTCCTTATCCTGGTCAAAATTCCGTACAACGTGTAGTCATATTTGGCGATATGGGAAAG GCAGAAGCTGATGGCTCCAATGAATATAACAATTTCCAGCCTGGCTCACTCATCACTACTAAGCAGATTATCAAAGACTTAGACGACATAGATATTGTCTTTCACATTGGTGATATATGCTATGCTAATGGATATCTTTCACAATGGGATCAGTTTACTGCACAGATTGAGCCAATTGCATCAACTGTGCCTTACATGACAGCAAG TGGCAATCATGAACGTGACTGGCCAGGAAGTGGATCATTTTATGGGACCTTGGATTCCGGTGGTGAATGTGGTGTACTGGCTCAGACCATGTTCTATGTTCCTGCTGAGAACCGAGAAAAATTTTG GTACACCGTTGACTATGGCATGTTCAGATTCTGCATAGCTAACACAGAACTTGATTGGAGAAAAGGAACAGAGCAGTATGAGTTCATAGAAGAGTGCCTAGCATCGGTTGATAGACAAAAACAGCCATGGTTGATATTCCTTGCCCATAGGGTGCTTGGTTATTCTTCTGCAGGGTTCTATGTGGCAGAAGGCTCGTTCGAAGAACCAATGGGAAGGGAAGACCTTCAAATTCTCTGGCAAAAGTATAAGGTCGACATAGCCATGTATGGACATGTTCATAACTATGAAAGAACATGCCCAATATATCAG aatATCTGCACCAGTAAAGAGAAGAACAACTATAAGGGCTCCTTGAATGGGACAATACATGCTGtggttggaggaggaggagcatctCTTGCTGAATTTTCCCCCATAAACACCACTTGGAGTATCTTCAAAGACCATGACTTTGGATTTGTCAAACTTACAGCATTTGATCATTCAAACCTTTTGTTTGAGTACAAGAGGAGCAATGATGGACAAGTTTATGACTCTTTCAAGATATCCAAGGATTACAGGGACATCTTGGCTTGTACTGTAGATAGTTGTCAACCTACAACACTAGCATCTTGA
- the LOC130710386 gene encoding probable inactive purple acid phosphatase 1 isoform X2, producing MMGCAMEKSKMLFFSLLILATFQRAVSDEHQPLSKVAIHNTIFDLDESAYIKATPDLLGLKGQNTEWVTLQYSNPKPTIDDWIGVFSPANFSASTCPAENRLVNPPLLCSAPIKFQYANFSSPSYKNTGKGSLKLQLINQRSDFSFALFTGGLTNPKLIAVSNKILFINPNAPVYPRLAQGKTWDEITVTWTSGYGISEAEPLVEWGPKGGKLVQSPAGTLTFDRNTMCGAPARTVGWRDPGYIHTSFLKDLWPNREYLYKLGHRLFNGTIIWSKEYQFKASPYPGQNSVQRVVIFGDMGKAEADGSNEYNNFQPGSLITTKQIIKDLDDIDIVFHIGDICYANGYLSQWDQFTAQIEPIASTVPYMTASGNHERDWPGSGSFYGTLDSGGECGVLAQTMFYVPAENREKFWYTVDYGMFRFCIANTELDWRKGTEQYEFIEECLASVDRQKQPWLIFLAHRVLGYSSAGFYVAEGSFEEPMGREDLQILWQKYKVDIAMYGHVHNYERTCPIYQNICTSKEKNNYKGSLNGTIHAVVGGGGASLAEFSPINTTWSIFKDHDFGFVKLTAFDHSNLLFEYKRSNDGQVYDSFKISKDYRDILACTVDSCQPTTLAS from the exons ATGATGGGTTGTGCGATGGAGAAGTCAAAAATGCTCTTTTTCTCTTTGCTTATTCTTGCAACCTTTCAGCGAGCAGTCTCAGATGAGCACCAGCCCCTTTCAAAAGTTGCCATTCATAACACAATATTTGATCTTGATGAAAGCGCTTATATCAAAGCCACTCCTGATTTACTTGGCTTGAAG GGACAAAATACTGAATGGGTTACATTGCAATATAGTAATCCAAAGCCAACAATAGATGATTGGATTGGAGTATTTTCTCCTGCAAACTTCAG TGCTTCTACCTGCCCTGCAGAAAACAGACTTGTGAATCCTCCATTGTTGTGCTCTGCGCCTATCAAG TTTCAGTATGCCAATTTCTCCAGTCCCAGTTACAAGAACACTGGAAAAGGTTCCTTGAAGCTTCAGTTGATTAATCAGAGATCTGACTTCTCATTTGCTCTTTTCACTGGTGGCCTAACAAAT CCAAAGCTCATAGCAGtgtcaaataaaatattattcatcaatCCAAATGCTCCAGTATATCCACGATTAGCACAAGGGAAAACATGGGATGAG ATTACTGTAACTTGGACAAGTGGATATGGGATCAGTGAAGCTGAGCCTTTAGTTGAATGGGGCCCAAAAGGAGGGAAGCTTGTGCAATCTCCTGCTGGTACACTGACTTTTGATCGCAACACAATGTGTG GTGCACCAGCAAGAACTGTTGGATGGCGTGACCCAGGATACATACACACCAGTTTTCTTAAGGATTTATGGCCTAACCGAGA GTACCTATACAAGCTGGGGCACAGATTATTTAACGGTACAATAATTTGGAGTAAAGAATATCAGTTTAAAGCATCTCCTTATCCTGGTCAAAATTCCGTACAACGTGTAGTCATATTTGGCGATATGGGAAAG GCAGAAGCTGATGGCTCCAATGAATATAACAATTTCCAGCCTGGCTCACTCATCACTACTAAGCAGATTATCAAAGACTTAGACGACATAGATATTGTCTTTCACATTGGTGATATATGCTATGCTAATGGATATCTTTCACAATGGGATCAGTTTACTGCACAGATTGAGCCAATTGCATCAACTGTGCCTTACATGACAGCAAG TGGCAATCATGAACGTGACTGGCCAGGAAGTGGATCATTTTATGGGACCTTGGATTCCGGTGGTGAATGTGGTGTACTGGCTCAGACCATGTTCTATGTTCCTGCTGAGAACCGAGAAAAATTTTG GTACACCGTTGACTATGGCATGTTCAGATTCTGCATAGCTAACACAGAACTTGATTGGAGAAAAGGAACAGAGCAGTATGAGTTCATAGAAGAGTGCCTAGCATCGGTTGATAGACAAAAACAGCCATGGTTGATATTCCTTGCCCATAGGGTGCTTGGTTATTCTTCTGCAGGGTTCTATGTGGCAGAAGGCTCGTTCGAAGAACCAATGGGAAGGGAAGACCTTCAAATTCTCTGGCAAAAGTATAAGGTCGACATAGCCATGTATGGACATGTTCATAACTATGAAAGAACATGCCCAATATATCAG aatATCTGCACCAGTAAAGAGAAGAACAACTATAAGGGCTCCTTGAATGGGACAATACATGCTGtggttggaggaggaggagcatctCTTGCTGAATTTTCCCCCATAAACACCACTTGGAGTATCTTCAAAGACCATGACTTTGGATTTGTCAAACTTACAGCATTTGATCATTCAAACCTTTTGTTTGAGTACAAGAGGAGCAATGATGGACAAGTTTATGACTCTTTCAAGATATCCAAGGATTACAGGGACATCTTGGCTTGTACTGTAGATAGTTGTCAACCTACAACACTAGCATCTTGA